In Armatimonadota bacterium, the following proteins share a genomic window:
- a CDS encoding PEP-CTERM sorting domain-containing protein, whose product MKTRYTLLAAMAAVSAMSFGQRFFMSTDLMSYDMTMTKYATLSDAQNATNALGSYTLTDGATNDRRDMGTYFVRDVATFDTDQAIFLTAWWYTTDPNNGQYSGWGNPNNTNTGFIQMYDGDASTVTSWDAQWSVLNAGVVDGSTFTLSAQGAGADYTSDFARLWHGATGGAGSLTRGIFHSWNFQYSATGLTADWDNTHGLYAAYDHPDAVTGSISGIFENTNTTDTQYNGFYVFNGNLNVGSWAYAQGGNLNGAFADSAFGAVPEPGSMALLGLVALAGLRKRAKK is encoded by the coding sequence ATGAAAACACGTTACACGCTTTTGGCGGCCATGGCCGCCGTTTCGGCGATGTCCTTTGGGCAACGATTCTTCATGTCGACCGATTTGATGTCTTACGACATGACCATGACCAAATACGCGACGCTCAGCGACGCCCAAAACGCGACCAATGCTCTGGGCTCTTACACCTTGACGGATGGGGCAACCAACGACCGTCGTGACATGGGCACGTACTTCGTCCGCGACGTGGCCACCTTCGACACCGACCAGGCCATCTTCTTGACCGCGTGGTGGTACACCACCGACCCGAACAACGGTCAGTACAGCGGATGGGGGAACCCGAACAATACCAACACGGGGTTCATCCAAATGTACGATGGCGATGCCTCTACGGTGACGAGTTGGGATGCCCAATGGAGCGTTTTGAATGCCGGAGTGGTCGATGGATCCACGTTCACCTTGTCTGCCCAAGGCGCGGGTGCTGATTACACGAGCGACTTTGCCCGCCTGTGGCATGGGGCAACCGGCGGCGCGGGATCGCTCACGCGGGGGATTTTCCACAGTTGGAACTTCCAATATTCCGCGACCGGGCTCACGGCCGATTGGGACAACACCCACGGGCTTTACGCCGCTTACGACCATCCCGACGCGGTGACCGGCTCGATCAGCGGCATTTTTGAGAACACGAACACCACAGACACCCAATACAACGGGTTCTATGTCTTTAACGGGAATCTAAATGTGGGAAGCTGGGCATACGCCCAAGGCGGGAACTTGAACGGCGCCTTCGCCGATTCGGCTTTTGGTGCCGTGCCCGAGCCGGGTTCGATGGCCTTGCTGGGACTTGTCGCTCTGGCTGGTCTGCGGAAGCGGGCCAAGAAGTAA
- the mnmA gene encoding tRNA 2-thiouridine(34) synthase MnmA, whose protein sequence is MSKKPTVCVAMSGGVDSSVVPILLKKRGYEVVGVTMQIWQESQTDPRHSGCCSLGAVEDARRVARMLDMPHYVINFKDQFKSTVIDEFVDEYSKGRTPNPCVTCNRKVKFDALLNTMQELDCDKLATGHYARIRFDSKRGLYRLMRSKGGNKDQSYVLYATTQEQLAKVMFPLGELGDKAECRKIAREAGLPVANKPDSQEICFVSEAGGYRSFMRKNKPEIFEDGELVDTAGNVVGTHSGVADFTVGQRRGIKVATGKPLYVIGLSPDRNQVVVGSNEELLQREVRLEDMTWSAFGSHEMPMRVMAKIRYNMDARPAMLYAFPEPVLVFNKPVRAVTPGQIAVAYRGETVVAGGRIK, encoded by the coding sequence ATGTCCAAGAAGCCGACCGTTTGCGTCGCCATGAGCGGCGGAGTCGATAGCAGCGTTGTTCCGATCTTGCTGAAGAAACGGGGCTACGAGGTCGTCGGCGTCACCATGCAGATTTGGCAAGAAAGCCAAACTGACCCCCGCCACTCTGGTTGTTGCTCGTTGGGCGCTGTGGAAGATGCCCGCCGGGTTGCGCGCATGCTGGATATGCCGCATTACGTCATCAACTTCAAAGATCAGTTCAAATCGACGGTCATCGATGAATTTGTGGACGAATATTCAAAGGGGCGCACTCCCAACCCTTGCGTGACGTGCAACCGCAAGGTCAAGTTCGACGCCCTTTTGAACACCATGCAAGAGTTGGACTGCGACAAACTTGCAACCGGGCACTATGCCCGCATCCGGTTCGATTCCAAACGGGGCCTTTACCGGCTGATGAGGAGCAAGGGAGGGAACAAGGATCAGAGTTACGTCCTGTATGCCACGACCCAAGAGCAGCTCGCCAAGGTCATGTTCCCGCTCGGTGAACTGGGTGATAAGGCCGAATGCCGAAAGATCGCCCGGGAAGCCGGCCTGCCGGTGGCCAATAAGCCCGATTCCCAAGAAATCTGCTTTGTGAGCGAGGCGGGCGGGTACCGCTCGTTCATGCGCAAGAACAAACCGGAGATCTTTGAGGACGGGGAATTGGTCGACACCGCCGGGAATGTGGTGGGCACTCATTCGGGGGTTGCGGATTTCACGGTTGGCCAGCGCCGGGGCATCAAGGTCGCCACGGGCAAGCCGCTTTATGTAATCGGATTGTCCCCAGACCGCAACCAGGTCGTTGTTGGCAGCAATGAAGAGCTGCTCCAACGGGAAGTCCGGTTGGAAGATATGACGTGGAGCGCATTTGGCAGCCACGAGATGCCGATGCGCGTGATGGCGAAAATCCGCTACAACATGGATGCGCGGCCCGCAATGCTGTATGCTTTCCCCGAGCCGGTTTTGGTTTTCAACAAACCGGTTCGTGCCGTGACCCCCGGCCAAATCGCGGTGGCTTACCGTGGCGAGACCGTGGTTGCCGGCGGCCGGATCAAATAA
- a CDS encoding AI-2E family transporter produces MKSWRILLWVAVVAAVLGFLWAVRGVLLPFVLAWLIAVLLEPVIAAMGRARIPRPFAVTVICVVFFGGIGLAAWGLAPQIGQQANNLRVTVQGLVSKLAEESADDNPFVRWNPSVIAKPAGPLGSVDETLSAYRGTLEQFGLPTTRRAFTAQYIDPYRENISRTVQQVFNGVVGFLGGAVSQVVLLAFTPLFTIFLLMDLPSFQSRFRNWIPPAIRRETMEFLEDVGDVFQNYLRGIVVNISLYVLVLGTVLTLLGAPYSIIFAVVAGLFYLIPNIGGLFSVAVLILMTGLSGVSRGPLVAMPNSWAFAAVLGAAFFVITTTWDMVITPRVVGSAVKLHPFVGMFVVFCGGALFGVVGMMLAYPAAGVVKLMLERVLHVTNNPSGPNSELPAVPLRHRDDASV; encoded by the coding sequence ATGAAAAGCTGGAGGATCCTACTGTGGGTTGCCGTGGTGGCGGCCGTATTGGGATTCCTTTGGGCTGTGCGGGGCGTTTTGTTGCCGTTCGTCTTGGCTTGGCTCATCGCCGTCTTGCTGGAGCCAGTGATCGCGGCTATGGGCCGCGCTCGAATCCCCAGGCCCTTTGCCGTCACCGTTATTTGCGTCGTGTTTTTTGGGGGGATTGGCCTTGCTGCCTGGGGCCTTGCCCCCCAAATCGGACAGCAAGCCAATAATCTGCGGGTCACGGTTCAGGGGCTGGTTTCCAAACTGGCCGAAGAATCGGCCGACGACAACCCGTTCGTCCGCTGGAACCCATCGGTGATCGCCAAGCCGGCTGGACCTTTGGGGTCTGTGGACGAGACGCTTTCCGCTTATCGCGGAACCTTGGAGCAGTTCGGCCTGCCCACGACCCGGCGGGCCTTTACGGCGCAATACATCGACCCCTACCGGGAAAACATCTCGCGCACCGTGCAGCAGGTCTTCAACGGGGTTGTCGGGTTTTTGGGCGGGGCGGTTTCGCAAGTCGTCCTCCTGGCCTTCACGCCCTTGTTCACGATTTTTCTTTTGATGGATCTGCCCTCGTTCCAATCGCGCTTCCGCAATTGGATACCTCCGGCGATCCGACGCGAAACCATGGAGTTTTTGGAGGATGTCGGCGATGTCTTCCAGAACTACCTCCGCGGAATCGTTGTGAACATTTCCCTGTATGTGCTCGTTCTAGGGACGGTGCTGACCTTGCTTGGGGCACCCTATTCCATCATCTTTGCGGTGGTGGCGGGGCTGTTCTATCTCATCCCGAATATCGGCGGTTTGTTTAGCGTGGCGGTTTTGATTTTGATGACGGGGTTGAGCGGGGTCAGCCGGGGCCCCTTGGTCGCGATGCCAAACAGTTGGGCCTTTGCCGCCGTGCTCGGGGCCGCATTTTTTGTCATCACCACCACCTGGGATATGGTGATCACCCCGAGGGTTGTTGGGAGCGCCGTCAAACTGCACCCATTTGTCGGGATGTTCGTCGTGTTTTGCGGCGGGGCGCTGTTCGGCGTTGTCGGGATGATGTTGGCCTATCCGGCGGCCGGGGTTGTCAAGCTGATGTTGGAGCGGGTTTTGCACGTGACCAACAACCCTTCTGGCCCCAACTCCGAACTGCCGGCGGTGCCTTTGCGGCACCGTGACGACGCGTCGGTCTGA
- a CDS encoding vitamin K epoxide reductase family protein, translating to MTSTLLNRVIIALSFLGMFVAGVLSYSAAMRVDVPCRADGIVNCAGVTTSEASKLFGVSVAYIGFAVYAGILTLAIIRSRNSGGLWKKAATAGFWMTGIGLAFSIYLQTISVTQLREICEWCLTSACTMLILFILHGMVNQFGEEPVPEDKDEVKVRFFRTKNDMTVVAVGAVMALAAFGFTASGMTKEMNAEIPGMKLAGVTAADIMTDPNRVGGNPDAKVAIIEVADILCPACRASYDDYHKLLDKYNGKVKHYFVLFPLFNLQGHENSAVAAAAAQFAANEGKFWPFMDEAFSKSNEERVKTYDGVVGILGDIGLSTKKFKEELKGDALVDQVNNDFNMCTSKIKVSGTPTFILAVEGQPLRAYQLNGLKTALESPSVQQALK from the coding sequence GTGACTTCGACGCTATTGAACCGGGTAATCATCGCCCTTTCGTTCTTGGGGATGTTCGTTGCGGGCGTGCTGAGCTATTCGGCCGCCATGCGGGTTGACGTCCCTTGCCGCGCCGACGGGATCGTGAACTGCGCCGGAGTCACCACCAGCGAGGCCAGCAAACTGTTTGGGGTTTCGGTGGCGTACATCGGCTTTGCCGTCTACGCCGGGATTCTGACTCTGGCAATCATCCGCTCGCGCAATTCAGGCGGTTTGTGGAAGAAGGCTGCGACGGCCGGTTTTTGGATGACGGGCATCGGGCTCGCTTTCAGCATTTACCTCCAGACCATTTCGGTGACACAGCTCCGCGAAATTTGCGAATGGTGTTTGACTTCGGCCTGCACCATGTTGATCCTGTTCATCTTGCACGGGATGGTCAACCAATTCGGCGAAGAGCCGGTACCGGAAGACAAGGATGAGGTGAAGGTTCGGTTCTTTAGGACAAAGAACGATATGACTGTTGTGGCCGTCGGGGCCGTAATGGCCTTGGCTGCGTTCGGGTTCACGGCGAGCGGCATGACGAAGGAAATGAATGCTGAAATCCCGGGCATGAAGCTTGCCGGCGTGACCGCCGCCGACATCATGACCGACCCGAACCGCGTGGGAGGCAACCCTGATGCCAAGGTGGCAATCATCGAAGTGGCCGACATCTTGTGCCCTGCTTGCCGCGCTTCGTATGACGACTACCACAAGCTCCTTGACAAGTACAACGGCAAAGTCAAGCACTACTTTGTCCTGTTCCCCTTGTTCAACCTTCAAGGGCACGAGAACTCTGCCGTTGCCGCCGCCGCGGCGCAGTTTGCCGCCAACGAAGGCAAATTCTGGCCGTTCATGGACGAGGCCTTTTCAAAGAGCAATGAAGAACGGGTGAAGACATATGACGGCGTGGTTGGGATTTTGGGTGACATCGGCCTGAGCACCAAAAAGTTCAAAGAAGAACTCAAGGGCGACGCCTTGGTCGACCAAGTGAACAACGACTTCAACATGTGCACGTCGAAAATCAAGGTTTCGGGGACTCCCACATTCATCCTTGCCGTCGAAGGCCAACCCTTGAGGGCTTACCAGTTGAATGGACTTAAGACGGCACTCGAAAGTCCGAGCGTCCAACAGGCGTTGAAGTAG
- the miaB gene encoding tRNA (N6-isopentenyl adenosine(37)-C2)-methylthiotransferase MiaB: MGNVTLLHPGSRPTPPKTRTGTYFVQTWGCQMNEEDSEQIALYLQGLGLKPAASWREAQVVILNTCSVRKKPEDKAFSLLGELSLIKAGRPEVIIGVAGCMAQIRADEIKQRNPLVDFVIGTAQVSQIQGLVEEALQGKRFQTRLELPERKGAVVTQIPQRNVGRQAKLKAFVPIQYGCDKFCTFCIVPTTRGRERSRPTQDIIQEVRRLAELGTKEVTLLGQTVNSYGKNLAEGQVPFSRLLQLVSGIPGIERIRYTSPYPRDFRTDLIDTIHRVPQVMEHCHMPLQAGNDDLLKRMKRLYTVESFAAIVQELRGKMPEIGLTTDIIVGFPGETEEEFEGTLLAMERFQFDNAYMFRYSPRPGTPAAGMEQVPTQTGKDRLNKLIAVQREITLAKNLACVGNTYEVLVEGPSPKNPSLLQGYSRCFRMVHFPGEANLRGETVPVHIDRSHLWGLSGKMV; the protein is encoded by the coding sequence ATGGGTAACGTCACTCTCCTGCATCCTGGTTCCCGGCCCACTCCGCCAAAAACGCGGACAGGGACTTACTTTGTCCAAACCTGGGGGTGCCAAATGAACGAGGAGGACAGCGAGCAAATCGCGCTCTATCTCCAGGGGCTCGGACTCAAACCCGCCGCAAGTTGGAGGGAGGCCCAAGTTGTCATCCTGAACACGTGCAGCGTCCGGAAAAAGCCGGAAGACAAGGCGTTTTCCCTCTTGGGGGAACTCAGCCTCATCAAAGCCGGCCGACCCGAGGTGATCATCGGAGTCGCCGGATGCATGGCACAAATCCGCGCCGATGAAATAAAGCAACGTAACCCCCTTGTCGATTTCGTTATCGGCACGGCCCAAGTTAGCCAAATCCAAGGGCTGGTGGAAGAAGCCTTGCAAGGCAAACGGTTCCAAACCCGGTTGGAGTTGCCCGAGCGCAAAGGCGCGGTCGTCACCCAAATCCCCCAAAGGAACGTCGGGCGGCAAGCCAAGCTCAAAGCTTTTGTGCCCATCCAATACGGGTGCGATAAATTCTGCACTTTCTGCATCGTCCCCACCACTCGGGGCCGCGAACGCAGCCGCCCCACCCAAGACATCATCCAAGAAGTCCGAAGGCTTGCCGAACTGGGAACCAAAGAAGTCACCCTCCTGGGGCAAACCGTCAACAGCTACGGCAAAAACCTCGCCGAAGGCCAAGTGCCGTTCAGCCGGCTCCTGCAACTGGTCTCGGGCATTCCCGGCATCGAACGCATCCGCTATACGTCGCCCTATCCGCGCGATTTCCGTACCGATCTCATCGACACCATCCACCGGGTGCCGCAAGTCATGGAGCATTGCCATATGCCACTTCAAGCCGGCAACGATGACTTGCTCAAACGAATGAAGCGGCTTTACACGGTTGAATCTTTTGCCGCGATCGTCCAGGAACTTCGGGGGAAAATGCCCGAGATCGGCCTCACAACCGATATCATCGTCGGATTCCCCGGTGAGACCGAAGAGGAATTCGAAGGCACCCTTCTGGCCATGGAGAGGTTCCAATTTGACAACGCCTACATGTTCCGGTATTCGCCACGCCCCGGCACCCCGGCGGCCGGCATGGAACAGGTTCCCACCCAGACCGGAAAAGACCGCCTGAACAAACTGATCGCCGTACAGCGGGAAATCACCCTTGCCAAAAACCTTGCCTGCGTCGGCAACACCTACGAGGTGTTGGTTGAAGGCCCTTCCCCCAAGAATCCTTCTCTGCTCCAAGGGTACTCCCGGTGTTTCCGCATGGTGCACTTCCCCGGCGAAGCCAACTTGCGGGGAGAAACGGTTCCGGTTCACATCGACCGCTCCCACCTTTGGGGGCTCAGCGGAAAGATGGTCTGA
- a CDS encoding PepSY domain-containing protein, producing the protein MYKGLRNLHKWAGLAGCLFLMVISVSGFFLSVKGKVDWMRPKTQLGSRYANPSELIPVGQVMDAAFGAGYGELKTLDDIDRMEFHAEDRIWKVLSKSGYREVQIDAVTGQILSRGQRNDQIFEDIHDFSLLADFLHEWGLPAVAFGLFFLSLSGVAMFFVPVLRRWKHKRSAAKD; encoded by the coding sequence ATGTACAAGGGCCTGAGGAACCTGCACAAATGGGCCGGCTTGGCCGGCTGCCTGTTTTTGATGGTTATCTCGGTCTCAGGATTTTTCCTTTCGGTGAAAGGCAAGGTCGACTGGATGAGGCCGAAAACACAGCTTGGATCCCGTTACGCAAATCCCAGCGAGTTGATCCCCGTCGGCCAAGTGATGGACGCGGCGTTCGGCGCCGGATATGGGGAGTTGAAGACCCTGGATGACATCGACCGAATGGAGTTCCATGCCGAGGACAGGATCTGGAAGGTACTCAGCAAATCCGGCTATCGCGAGGTGCAAATCGATGCGGTAACGGGCCAGATCCTGAGCCGTGGACAGCGTAACGACCAGATTTTCGAGGACATCCACGATTTCAGCCTGCTTGCCGACTTCTTGCACGAATGGGGTTTGCCGGCGGTTGCATTCGGGCTCTTCTTTTTGAGTCTGAGCGGGGTCGCCATGTTCTTTGTACCGGTACTCAGACGGTGGAAACACAAGCGGTCTGCCGCAAAGGATTGA
- a CDS encoding Sapep family Mn(2+)-dependent dipeptidase, with protein sequence MSQQEIVSQVQAWLRAHESEMLADYRAMLQIPSLEDAPQPNAPFGAENRRALDLALDWARRAGMETTDMEGYCGYADFGSGRGLVMTLGHLDVVPVGPGWKHEPFGAEVDDGYVYARGANDDKGPTVAMFYAARAVKECWPDVPVRIRSLFGCNEESGFQCVAHYMKTGEHPTLGVAPDAGWPCIHGEKGISNLIVAKPLPTGDLTVLELSGGQRPNIVIDSFLARVRVAAGCRPAMEMAVAESWDKNLSFGWEGDVIAIRGTGKAAHGANPFAGDSAAIRVLRFLKEHAPLAQQREFEAMHELLHIGGDGVGISGSDEPSGPLTLNCGVVETAAGEALFTLNVRYPVTWDGSELKARAEKHLGSLPGGFRLAEFSDSKPLYFPLDHPLVKAVTEVYSAETGEDKKPGTMGGGTYARAIPNCVAIGTGWDGDGPAHETDERLAISSLNKMAQIYGHLLVRLAREAAKLV encoded by the coding sequence ATGTCCCAGCAGGAAATCGTGAGCCAGGTTCAGGCCTGGCTCCGAGCCCACGAATCCGAGATGCTCGCCGACTACCGGGCGATGCTCCAAATCCCTTCACTAGAAGACGCTCCGCAGCCAAACGCCCCCTTTGGTGCCGAAAACCGGCGAGCCCTTGACCTGGCCCTTGATTGGGCAAGGCGGGCAGGCATGGAGACCACCGACATGGAGGGTTATTGCGGGTACGCGGATTTTGGGTCGGGGCGCGGTTTGGTGATGACCCTTGGCCACTTGGACGTAGTTCCCGTAGGCCCAGGCTGGAAGCACGAGCCGTTTGGGGCAGAGGTTGACGATGGCTACGTTTATGCCCGGGGAGCCAACGACGACAAGGGCCCAACGGTGGCCATGTTTTATGCGGCGCGGGCGGTCAAAGAGTGTTGGCCGGATGTCCCAGTCCGGATCCGGAGCTTGTTTGGGTGCAACGAGGAGAGCGGGTTCCAATGCGTCGCGCACTATATGAAAACAGGCGAGCACCCGACACTGGGTGTCGCGCCAGACGCCGGTTGGCCTTGCATCCATGGGGAGAAAGGGATCTCCAACCTGATCGTTGCCAAACCCCTCCCCACCGGGGATCTCACCGTTCTTGAATTGTCGGGGGGGCAACGCCCTAACATCGTCATTGATTCGTTTCTGGCGCGGGTCAGGGTCGCCGCCGGGTGCCGGCCAGCGATGGAAATGGCCGTGGCTGAATCGTGGGACAAGAACCTCTCGTTTGGTTGGGAGGGAGACGTGATCGCCATCCGGGGCACCGGAAAGGCGGCGCACGGGGCAAATCCCTTTGCCGGGGACAGCGCCGCGATCCGGGTGCTGAGGTTCCTTAAGGAACATGCGCCGCTCGCCCAACAACGCGAATTTGAAGCCATGCACGAACTGCTCCATATTGGCGGGGACGGGGTTGGCATTTCGGGTTCAGATGAGCCCAGCGGACCCCTCACCTTGAACTGCGGGGTGGTGGAGACCGCCGCTGGCGAGGCTTTGTTCACTCTCAACGTCAGATACCCGGTGACATGGGACGGATCAGAATTGAAAGCCCGGGCAGAAAAGCACCTCGGCTCCTTGCCCGGCGGGTTCCGCTTGGCTGAATTTTCGGACAGCAAACCCCTTTATTTCCCGCTCGACCACCCCTTGGTCAAAGCTGTCACCGAAGTCTATTCAGCGGAGACTGGGGAAGATAAAAAGCCAGGAACAATGGGCGGTGGAACCTATGCCCGGGCGATCCCGAATTGCGTGGCCATCGGCACCGGTTGGGATGGCGATGGCCCGGCGCACGAGACCGACGAGCGGTTGGCGATATCCAGTCTGAACAAGATGGCCCAAATCTATGGCCATCTGCTGGTGAGGCTGGCCAGGGAAGCCGCGAAGCTGGTTTGA
- a CDS encoding inorganic diphosphatase has translation MGLRDVPLGKNAPEEVNVIIEIPRFSTNKYEYDPDMDAMKLDRVLYSPLFYPWDYGFLPRTTYLDGDPIDALVLVSHPTYPGIVVEAKPIGVLEMIDQGMPDEKLLCVASKDPRFGNRERMKDIHQHTLDEVVHFFEIYKQLENKAVEIKGWKKREFAYEIIEKFKHEGE, from the coding sequence ATGGGTTTGCGCGACGTGCCGCTGGGGAAAAACGCCCCCGAAGAAGTGAACGTGATCATCGAGATCCCGCGCTTTAGCACGAACAAATATGAATACGACCCGGACATGGATGCCATGAAGTTGGATCGGGTGCTGTATTCACCGCTTTTCTATCCTTGGGATTACGGGTTCTTGCCCCGCACAACCTATTTGGACGGCGACCCGATCGACGCTTTGGTGCTGGTTAGCCACCCTACCTATCCGGGCATCGTCGTCGAAGCCAAACCCATCGGGGTTTTGGAGATGATCGACCAAGGCATGCCGGATGAAAAGCTCCTTTGTGTGGCCAGCAAGGATCCGCGGTTTGGAAACCGGGAGCGGATGAAAGACATCCACCAACACACATTGGACGAAGTCGTCCACTTTTTTGAGATTTACAAGCAGTTGGAGAACAAAGCCGTCGAGATCAAAGGGTGGAAAAAGCGCGAATTCGCCTACGAGATCATTGAGAAGTTTAAACACGAAGGCGAATAA
- a CDS encoding YtxH domain-containing protein, with product MSANEDKNGLIYLLAGFGLGALIGAVAGLLFAPKSGEEMRGELADKLKDAKGKTEDWIAEQRSKRQQSMAIESDEAGA from the coding sequence ATGAGTGCAAACGAAGACAAAAATGGTTTGATCTATCTTTTGGCCGGTTTTGGCCTGGGTGCCTTGATCGGTGCTGTTGCCGGGCTGCTTTTTGCCCCGAAATCGGGTGAAGAAATGCGCGGGGAACTTGCCGACAAGCTGAAAGACGCCAAGGGCAAGACCGAAGACTGGATTGCCGAGCAGCGGAGCAAGCGCCAGCAATCGATGGCGATCGAATCCGACGAAGCCGGCGCCTGA
- a CDS encoding PEP-CTERM sorting domain-containing protein, producing the protein MKKSMLVTVIAVVAATSHAATVALWDFNDSNTVPEIGTGSIALLGGVTNPGYNSGVGSSDPAASGNLGFQTTTYAAQGTESGLRGVQFNASTVGFTNIRFQFDIRKSNTSSRFVEVFYTLDGTNFTTLGTLDQNQGDTWFNNNFFDVSGVAGSANNANFGFKVVTVFDPNIVTAGQYSASNPASTYAATGTLRYDMVTVLGDAVPEPATMTLLAGITLAAIARRRKN; encoded by the coding sequence ATGAAAAAATCCATGCTCGTGACGGTTATTGCCGTTGTTGCCGCCACTTCCCATGCTGCCACCGTGGCCCTTTGGGACTTCAACGACTCCAACACCGTTCCGGAAATCGGTACGGGTTCGATTGCCTTGCTCGGCGGTGTGACCAACCCGGGTTACAACAGCGGAGTCGGCTCTTCTGACCCGGCCGCTTCGGGCAACCTTGGCTTCCAAACCACGACCTATGCAGCGCAGGGGACGGAAAGCGGCCTTCGCGGCGTGCAGTTCAATGCCTCGACAGTTGGATTCACGAACATCCGGTTCCAATTCGACATCCGCAAAAGCAACACGTCGTCCCGTTTCGTCGAAGTGTTTTACACGCTCGACGGCACCAATTTCACCACCCTTGGCACGTTGGATCAAAACCAAGGTGACACTTGGTTCAACAACAACTTTTTCGATGTGAGCGGCGTTGCCGGATCGGCCAACAATGCCAACTTCGGCTTCAAGGTGGTCACCGTTTTCGACCCGAACATCGTGACAGCTGGACAGTATTCGGCTTCTAACCCAGCAAGCACCTATGCGGCAACCGGGACACTGCGATATGACATGGTGACCGTTCTGGGCGACGCCGTTCCTGAACCGGCTACGATGACCCTGCTTGCCGGAATTACCCTTGCGGCCATTGCCCGGCGCCGAAAGAACTGA
- the tgt gene encoding tRNA guanosine(34) transglycosylase Tgt, producing MTWPALGETSFVRLRFQLLATCPHTGARRGRIHTAHGTVETPCFMPVGTQGNVKTVGSEDLEPMGFELVLSNTYHLSLRPGEDLVHRFGGLHDFMGWRGAILTDSGGYQVMSLSDRNLIDDDGVTFKSHLDGREIHLTPERSMEIQSKLGVDIAMCLDQCPPYPCSRDEAARAMARTHKWLPRNLAAKGGRTNLFGIVQGGVHEDLRRESAEVVSGLDFDGVAIGGVSVGEPTEMQYPVVQFTAPLLPKDKPRYLMGVGHPQDILHAVSCGVDMFDCVLPTRMARHHCLYTLQGRVNALNQRWAEHKGWFDEGSVFPVAERYSAAYLRHLFKAGEPYGARLASLHNLSFYARMMAEVRSAIECGTWPSLMARYAQA from the coding sequence CTGACCTGGCCCGCATTAGGAGAGACTTCTTTCGTGAGGCTCCGCTTTCAGTTGTTGGCGACCTGTCCGCACACGGGGGCGCGGCGGGGCCGCATCCACACCGCGCATGGCACGGTGGAAACGCCGTGCTTCATGCCGGTTGGGACTCAGGGCAACGTCAAGACCGTCGGCAGCGAGGATTTGGAGCCGATGGGTTTTGAACTGGTTCTTTCCAACACCTACCATTTGAGCCTCCGGCCGGGCGAAGACCTTGTCCACCGTTTCGGCGGCCTCCACGATTTCATGGGTTGGCGGGGCGCAATTCTGACGGACAGCGGCGGCTACCAGGTGATGAGTCTCAGCGACCGGAACCTGATCGATGACGACGGCGTGACCTTCAAGAGCCATTTGGACGGCCGCGAGATCCACCTGACCCCGGAGCGCAGTATGGAGATCCAATCCAAACTCGGCGTGGATATTGCCATGTGTTTGGACCAATGCCCGCCTTACCCTTGCTCCCGAGATGAAGCGGCCAGGGCCATGGCGCGCACCCACAAATGGCTTCCGCGCAATTTGGCCGCCAAGGGCGGGCGAACCAACCTGTTTGGCATCGTGCAGGGGGGAGTCCACGAAGACCTCCGCCGGGAAAGCGCCGAGGTGGTCAGTGGCCTCGACTTCGACGGTGTGGCCATCGGAGGCGTGAGCGTGGGCGAGCCCACAGAGATGCAGTACCCGGTCGTGCAGTTTACGGCCCCTCTGCTTCCAAAAGACAAACCCCGGTACTTGATGGGCGTTGGGCACCCGCAAGACATCCTTCATGCCGTTTCGTGTGGAGTGGACATGTTCGACTGCGTCTTGCCAACCCGGATGGCCCGCCACCACTGCCTTTATACGCTGCAGGGAAGGGTAAACGCGCTCAACCAAAGGTGGGCAGAACACAAGGGTTGGTTTGATGAAGGCAGTGTCTTCCCAGTGGCAGAGCGGTACTCGGCCGCCTATCTCCGCCATTTGTTCAAGGCTGGCGAACCGTACGGTGCCCGGCTTGCGAGTCTGCACAACCTCTCGTTTTATGCCCGCATGATGGCGGAGGTTCGGAGCGCCATCGAGTGTGGGACGTGGCCCAGCCTAATGGCCCGTTACGCCCAGGCGTGA